The Manduca sexta isolate Smith_Timp_Sample1 chromosome 1, JHU_Msex_v1.0, whole genome shotgun sequence sequence acttaaatttaaaaacaatacttgctttttttatgtcccgatctacaacactaaatctcgatttgttttaccttcttgattttaaacaaattgatcctggcaacactagtctggaggtacacgatatttgacgagccagagttttacaactaacacgtgccctcgcagtgttaccaaactttttattattaccttattgtgcaatatcttgtttattttataccctgtatgtctattgaaaatgaatcattgaatccaaaatctctattatactttattacttaaaataatgtttcaaaaatactaaaatattactgtgtattattttaattaggtacacttttcattaatcatttcatcataaatcattacttattttattttgtaatacaattgtatgttaaatctgttagaacatcatgtaataaaaaaaaatctaatataagaatttttgaaatgctgtgtcgttttagcaagatttttggtaaaaaagtttatactgacaacactgcgagtttaggcgagaaagagtacgactattgtattgaataatcgcttCAGACGCTTcagactcggtcaaagactcggacgcattgccatatgtacctatctagcaaagaaatggtacagaaagcataatatgacgttcggtaatgtgtacgtagtcttcttttaggtattatgacaaaccgaaatattaatgttggaattaaaataaatgtcggaatattatgtagaatctaaaaaaaatacgataccaatagatttaaatcttgtaactttagtaattatgtaggtaacttttttggtaagaaaactattttattaacgaaaataacgtttataattaacgaaatatttttgtagtaattaattattgactcaatgaactgctgcaaccaagtcagtgaacgtattgggagttcatttgtgagctgacctcctgaaccctataggttcggtaataatatcatcagctgtgacgtagttcattcacttcagttaaggcgatacctcaaggtccattttcatacattttgtttcggctttaatctgggtaactaaacaagtattggcaagtaaagaatttaaattcacgtctagttagtgattagttctcgcagttgaaatattaattattttacgtttttcttcaactgcgagaactaatcactaactagacgtgaatttaaattctttacttgccaatacttgtttagttacccagattaaagccgaaacaaaatgtatgaaaatggaccttgaggtatcgccttaagcgcgctaagagacagcgtgatcgtaaaaccataaatctaaaatcgggattattgacgaaagtattcgttacttatgaataattttttgcacggtgttagcagaggtcaccacgaacctgtggtttcatttagtaacgcaatgtcgaaatgaccctgtatatagatTTGGGCAGAGGTGTAGCTATGGCACACAATTTTCCTCATTCCACTCCACTTCCACTCTTTATCTTCTTCTCACTATGTTATatgagtagaaaaatctaacTTTTATTGACCTGGATTATCACAAGAAGATATAGACAACCACCCTACCCTATacccaaattattatttttttagtttttctaaAGAATGATCGCTGTCACAGAGCAGTGATCGACTGAGCCTCTCCATTTCTTCCGGAAATGAACCatactatttcttttttaccGCGCGAGTTGCAAGCAGGATATgagtttttatatcaaagaATGAAGCGacgatattaaattaaaactattttttatgagGGGTcttcccgtgaccacgaagactgcaaagtcttcgaaacatcaggagaaaataaaaatacaaaaaccgcgatacaatccgaaacatagtttaataaatcgacggtccctacgcaaagtattgaaCCCGCAAAGTGCAATTTTCCATGTCTAAAATTCGGGCAaaaaagacatttatttatctatctgTTGTACACTTTCTTGTACACCAGAGACATAGATCATGGAACACgataatagaaaaaaagtaaaaatatcaaattaagtaattatgaagcaacaaaatataaacaaacatacctCCTTCATAATCTGCACGAACGTCTTCCGCTTATGATGTTTCTGCGGCGGCCGGCACTGCTGACGATGCACCAAGAGAAACCGTCTCTCTTGGAACACATTCTGGCAGATGTGACATTTGAACGCTATCCGTCTGTAGTTGTGTGCGTTTATCATGTGATCGGAGAGGAGGTTCGAGTCAAACTCGTCTAGGCAGTGGAGGCAGACCATCTGGTTGGTTTTGGGGTCCAGCATTGCATCGGTCGAGTTGAATTCGATTGGTTCTTGGACTGTTTGCACACATCGTGCTAGCTGGAGAAGGTCCCTGGAATTTGAGTAATTCTGTGAGAACTTGTTATTGGTTTTTTAATACCTGAATTGTTGCTATtgctaataaattattagttgtaatattttcatgttaaataaatcaattaataaaaaatgtagacctattgtttttaatacattatgtaAGTCTGACTGCTTCAACACtagtgattttttttctcatagctttgaatgacgagatgagcgttctattcgcctgatggtaagcgatacgatccataaacagtagaaacatcaacaccttgaattacaaagtattgtttggtattctactgcgcttgccatcctaggacatgagatgttaaatactattatgtccactagttacactggccacaatgtccttcaaaccagaacacgatagttactacacactgcttggcggcagaaatagacattgcggtgatattTACCGAGGcagattctcacatatgagacctaccacgaataattttagttttgtgCGAACATGGCGTCTTTGCGCGTGCATTACAGCGCGAAacatgaaaattacttttttttaatataaaaataaatactaaaaggtatttaattttattcaaaagatacacttttttattttacatcgtcAAGtcgaataacttattataaaatgttcttttcaaaataaatgtagtttcatttattaacgcattcCTATATGAAACTGTATAGAAAGTATTTACTTattgtatacaatttattttgaagcATACTTTTATATTAGGTCTCAGAAATGAAATAAGAActttttcattacaaaaacTTAGATTTACGAACTTAAACAACACGGTATTTTAAACTTACATGGTATTGTATTGTTCCTCGTCGTCTTCTTCTGTTTTAACATCTGTATCGTTCATAGAATAACTACTACCTTCAAGGGGGTCCACATAATTTAGGTCCATTGCGAATTTCCTTCTTGTATTTTGTTTGACGGCGActagctttttattttttttgtattgttttgtacaGGAATTGTCAAATgcgttttgttattgctttgaatgtttattattgattatatgtCACTAAAACTCGTTTTTTATCTACAGAAAAGACTACGGCATACTTATTATTATGCCTGAATCCAAAAATGCTAAAAAATAGAGAATGTGTATGATTTCGCaatgttttgatttatattgctatattttgttaataattaagcttcagttacttttgtctcgtcaagtgaaatatatttacacgTAAGCCTTAAATTTTCTCTTTTATACAAGTTTCGGTGCAGCTGTAACCCTATCATTACTAAATCGTCCTTCCATAACTTAGAGGAATTATAAGTTCCATAAGTCTCTATGTGTCAGTGAGGCATCATGACAATTTAGGCAaatacaaagagaattataatatatatggaaaggcAAATACATTATAGTCTTAAGTATGGGTGTACCCAGGGTGGAGCAGGGCAGCTACTTCTGCTGGATTCAGTATATTATGTAGATgcttttgtaaatatatgtgTAATGTGTTGAATTATTAGAAATTTCCGATTTGAACATTCCACCCCTCCCTCGCTATctgtatcaaaatataatcCCTGGTTTAGGTACTTGCTGAGAACAGATGAAAAGATATGAATACGACTGTGTAGAGCTGAGTCGAATGTATTCGTGACTTTAAGTTATAATCATATTCGTGCACGAATTATTCTCCAATTTATGTCGCCAATAGTATGAAGTATAATAACAGCCTTTCCCGCTGAGTTgaaaactgcctcggtggcgtagtattACTTCATGCGCGGCACGGCAGCGTTCTGTGGTCCTGGGTACGAacctcgggtcgggcaaagtgatattagggattttctactcagtatcagcccggagtttcgAGTTTATACTCGATATGCGATAGGATCGCagaccctatcacatcatgagacggaacacacttggcgaaaactgaatgccatggttgcgcctctacataccccttaaatgcgtgatgtgtgtgtgaaatCTGGATTCGCGCATAGTCATATAGAAtaagtaaaaaacaattatcCACGCAAATAATTTACTCCCGACAACTGAACAGCTTGTACCGAACGCCGATGACGTAAGACCtgtcgatgacgtcacacgctGCCGTGAACTCCGCCTCGCTCTTGTACTTGCACACCACCTGCTCGGACTTCCACTGAGACGCGAACTTCTGGTCGGAGAAGAAGGGCTCTGGAGTTTTTATGTCAAGGCTCTCTTGTTGGAGGGGTAGGACTAGTctgaaaataattgtatgcaaCTAATCAAACAGGAGCAGTagaagcggcgacagcctagttggcaACGGAACGGACAGTCGAgatgaatatccgcaggttcaaatcccaaaagcaTACCCttctggcttttctaaaaaaatatctgtgtattcttggtgaattatcgcttgctttaacggtgaaggaaaacatcgtgaggaatcaggaacacaagaatataatattgacagaattggattacaaagtactgttatGGTTGTTGGTACTCTATTCCGCTCGCGAAGCTGatatatcaataaacaatacaatgGCCATACTGAATAATTAGACCACAGAACTGGAACATGATAGATAGTAAATACCTATTCTACTATATTCTGGTGGCAGAAATACACAAAACTAAGGAACATTCTATACGAGGGACTTGTAACCCGCTATAGAGACTACAGAGTACTGGCCTTAGGGAAAGAGGGAGGAAAGGGCATGGCGCTCGCGGCGCTAGTCACAAGGGAACCGGCTTTGGATGAACTTCATCACTAACATAATACACTTGCCAATAAAATCTGGATATAAAAAGTCACCGCAAAAATAGACACCTAAAAAGTTGTGACCCTGCATATATCTTGTACCTACATACAAACCTAGTAGCGTGCAGGAACATCCGGTACGGCGCGACGTCCGCGGCGCCGCTGTAGGTGTAGTCGCCGAGGATTGTGTGTCCCAGCGCCGAGCAGTGCACGCGCAGTTGGTGACGACGCCCTGCACatacacattattataaaacaactagctgacccgacagccGTTGTCCCGtctcaactatgaatttgcagcgcgcattctgtcaatcgctgcagttatttcaaacgactgacggttatgtaaaattaatattttcgttaagttttcttgaattttctaattttccgcgctatttttttagttttttctttcataagaaccttcccCTGAcagtaacaaacacaacaacaacaaaaaattgtgaaaCCGGTCCAGCCGTtgacgcgtgatggcgtgaccaagggaaacagggattcatttttatatacagagaTTGAATGTCGAATTGAGGTAGCGCTCGCGACTACCCATGTCACACGGGCCAGAgctttgtttaacaaaaaaatacacttattaccttaaaatgtaaaatattaatactgatAATCCATCTCAAGCAGTCCAATAATcgtatattaagtataaatacgAAGGTAACTCTGTGTATCTGTCTGTTATGGCCTCACGACTGAATCACTGAGATAGTTTTAAACCCGGGAAAGGACATAGACGTTTCATCCCGGGacaatatatagcgggacttaaGATTTTCACATGGGTGAAGCTGTGAGCAGAAGTTAATAGTTACGATGGTGTATTTATTAACTTACCTAaaggtatttaaaaacaatatgttttagtcataaaaccaaatattggtatactaattttactatttttctaTCCTCCTACAGGTTATGTAATGAGACGCTTGTGTATTTCACGAAGTATTCAAATCTGGATGTCAATAATCTCTCTTCTTCATGCCAACATAAATCTCTACATTAGTATGAGAGCAGGTCTATGTGACTGCAGGgcaatttattaatgttataacattttaaatacctCATTATTAATCACTATCAATAATTACGATGGTTACTTCTACTTGTACTTCATGACAACTGCAATAGCTATTACGGTGATACATACGAACATTTTCCATGCGATAAACCTATCATCTAGTCAAATTTGTCGCGTTTTGAAAGCAGCCTGTATAGTTATTATAGAAAAGGTCAGTAGTGTTGTATCGTTTGGTGAAGGAATCTCTCAATCGACACTATATCTAGGTCTCTTAACACTCAACTTCAGGTGGTGATAAATGGTTTTTTCTTGACCGTATAAAGATTAGGTACCTGTGATAGGTTTCAGTAGCACCACACTAACAGCATCAGACCCGTAATATCCCGTCTCCAGCAGTAGCAGCCGCGTGTGGGCTGCCCGCGGTAACACGCATGCGTCGGATGACGGAGTCACTGCGACCATGCGGTGACTAGAGTCCGCTGTGGACGGGTCCATTCCTGAGATACGGTGATTAGAGTTAAAACTAGGATAAATTGAGGTATTGGGAGGTTGAATTTCCTTATATAAGAAGTTGACTTCCACGAGCAAATTGTGTTTAGTGGCCAAAAtaagtgttgcgttccggtatGAGCCTTGTTGAAACTGTATagtaacaaagagtataaaccaaacaataacaaccCATGTGAGC is a genomic window containing:
- the LOC115452699 gene encoding RNA pseudouridylate synthase domain-containing protein 1 — encoded protein: MFHKMNASYPLACPYKKMDVKKLYESGDYLIVNKPYDMYINSDDENEKNTVTYHIASPDSHLSTSFQPLHFVQRLDYATSGVLCIAKNKSAAGRAGKLFEKRLTKKYYLAVVRGHVELDLADIEYDVGMDPSTADSSHRMVAVTPSSDACVLPRAAHTRLLLLETGYYGSDAVSVVLLKPITGRRHQLRVHCSALGHTILGDYTYSGAADVAPYRMFLHATRLVLPLQQESLDIKTPEPFFSDQKFASQWKSEQVVCKYKSEAEFTAACDVIDRSYVIGVRYKLFSCRE